The Hemibagrus wyckioides isolate EC202008001 linkage group LG26, SWU_Hwy_1.0, whole genome shotgun sequence DNA window ttgtttacaaattatttgcatttagttttatttgagttattaaagttCTGCATGATCTTGAATGTAGGAGAAATATcgtcacaaaaaatgaaacaaaactcttcatctcaccaatataTGCACctgtaacaaaaaaacataagaaactgattattttgcaatggtctctctctttttttttccagatctgTATGTCTATaatcctttatttgtcacatagatattatagcacagtgaaattctttctttgcatatcccaacttGGAGTGCATGATACCatacccctggagcagtgagggttacaggcccaacagtggcaacttgggcTTGATCTCTGATACTTCAATCAACAACCCACAAAAAAATAGAATGTTCCTTTTCAGCCATGTTTGGCCATATTTGCACTTccctgaagcatggtggtggtagcatatGTTGTGAGGatgcttttttttatcagcaGGGACTTGGAAACTGGTCAGAGGTGAGAGTAAGATGAACAGAGTCATCCATGTACATTCAATTCTAAATGAACTTGCTCAATTTTGCAAGAGATTTGAGTGTAGAAGGAAGCTTTGCAACAAAACTGAGCATAGTGCTAAAGCTACACATGTGGGTTTCAAATATTAATGCATCAAACAAATATATgctttttggtttatttatcatttatgttACAATAATGTTCTTGCACCCTCAAAAGTTAGACATATTGTGTAAATCAAACTAAAAAATCCCAATGAAGTTTATGTAATGCATTGATTAAAGAGGGATAAGTGTTGGCTCTGACTGCCATCATTCTTTGGTAGTGCAAGTTAGGtttctttttccccaaaatCACAAGCTCTCGCAGCACTGGGACCTCACAGCTGCACTGGCTAACTAAACTGTCAGCCTTCCAGCTGTCCTTTTGCCAAGTTTACAAAATCAAGAAGCTCTAATGTTTGTGGATGGTGGAAAGGGGGGGAAGGGAAATGAAATCTGGCCTCAGTTCAAACTCATGGCATATAAGACACAATGATCCCAAAGTAATTTCCAGATAACACCACTTTTCAGACCTGTAAAAACAGACAATGCTTTCATTTTTGAAGCAGTCATGAGACTTTATTTCCCAGAGTTCCAATCTGGAAGGCGTAAACATTTATTAGTCATGCCTGATCTTGTCCTGGTTCACATAAGAGCATATAACATTCAACATTATTGATCTACTGACATTAATAACAGGTTGATCCAAAGCATTATACTATGTACATTATGTTCAAGTTGCAAGGGTCATATGGACCCAACAAACTGACCTACTAATAAGGCATGAGGCAGTAAGGCATGGTGATGCAGAGGGTACCACTGACACGTCACAGTTCCAAGGTCATTGATTCGagaacccaagctcaggatacTGCATGAAGTCCAGGTCCTCTGGTATAAGCTGTGTGATTGAGTaaaaggtgtgaatgagtgtcaAGACACGTCAAGAAgtttcatttcaaccatatatagctagTGCAGTACATAGTaccgttcctccaggaccaaggtgctacatacagacacataaaacAACAAGGATCGAGGGACTAAGTACAGGCATACAGTTCAACataagtgtgtgcatgtgtgaatgagtgtgtgcacagTACCTCACAATAGACTTGGGTGTGTTTCAACCGGGATAAACTGGTTATAgtagatgaaagaaagaatcaaatgaataaataaaaattaaagtaCAACAGTAACTGACTTAATTACAGAAAAATACTGACATACTACAGtgtagcctcctggtggtccagcagcaggatcccacgcCCACATTTccaaggcccgggttcgattcctgggtagggcgctaacccagccactgaagagttaactctcagtgccaatcccaagcccagattaaataagagggttgtgtcaggaagggcatcctgtgtaaaacctgtgccaaactgAAACATTTAGatcagggatgtccaatcttattcgcaaagggctggtgtgggtgcaggttttcgttccaactgagcagaagccacacctgagtctactgaaagccaagatcagttgattagccagttggaatcaggtgtatcTCCTGCTtggctggaatgaaagcctgcacccacaccagccatttctggataagattggacacccctgatttagactaaatgatccgctgtggcaaaccccaaacagggagcagccaaaagagcAAAAAACACCTTACAGTATATACTACAGTATATAACTCACTTAACCCATATTTATTTTGAGCACTGgttcactgaaactggacatctgaaatatgaataatgtaaaaatagcctctggtctttttttttccaatctcCAGAAGCCTAAGATCACTGTtattggctgacaggagtggaatcTAAAATGATCCACCTTAAGGTTTGACATGTTATATGttctgatgcttttctgctcaccacaaatGTGTTAGATTTAATGTAggcttcctgtcagcttgaaccagttagtccattctcctctgaccccTCTGTCCTCCCTATTCAACAAGGAATTTCCGGTTGTGCAACTGCTgctcactttatttatttatttccattcttttttaaaacaccattttgtgtaaactctagagacgtGTATGTAATCTCAGGATATCAGCAGATACTGAAATCCTCAAACAAACATGGCAAGGCCACTGAGATCtcctccattctgatgtttaatgtgaacattaactgaagctctcgACCTGCATGAAAGTTTTCCACACTGCAGTCGACAGTTGGTTGTACACTCACTTTTATCTTTTGATGATTGTCAGGATCAGTACAGTTTTGCAACCTATGCATAGATCTTCCCATGACCATGTGAGCGTAAGCAAATAGGTCTAAAAAACAGGTCTAAACCACAGGACGTGTGAGAACTTATTTAACACGTTAAAAGAACAGGATATTACATAATCTCTATAGAGCCTCAGGTGCCTCTGGTGAGACACTTGTCTGATTTGTGAAATACAGGTATAATCTCTTCCAACATATTTGCCAATTCCTGGTTCACACAAATGCCATCAGAATGACCATTAGTCTTGTGTGAACCTCTAGATTTGTCGCAGCAAGTTAGCAGCATATTTGCCCTGACttgatgaagcattaagagttccattcactgaaactaaggggccgagcccaacccttgaaaaacaacacctgaattcaatgattaattggaggggtgtcccaaaacttttgtcaatatagtgtacattttagAAAATTTAGGAAAAATCAGACCACATCAGTCTTATATTTTCGATGggattgtgcaaaaaaaaaaaaatacaataaaataaataataaaaaataccaaaTTGATTTCCAATTCAGTTTGGATTCATTTCTTCAAAATCAGGCGGTTCCTCTAAGAGATTCCTGTAAAATCACAAAATCACATTTGTCTCACACCTCTGCGTTTGAGGCTTCGATTCCCACCTCAGCTGTGGAGTTTGCAAGCTCTCCATGTGCTTCAAGGGTTTCCTTGAGGTACTCTGATTTCCTTCCCCCGGTCCAAGGACGTGTTGTAGCCTGAtcggcatctctaaattatctgtaGTTTGTAAATAGTATGTGAActtgtgtgattgtgccctgtgatatgCTGGCTGCCTTTATGGTAAATCCCCTGCCCTTGTGCCCTGTGTCCAGGTTTCCTCtcaccctgtgtaggataagtgctacagaaaactgatggatggatagatggatgcacAAAATCACAATAGCTGGAACTGATAGCTGGATAAAAAGAATACTTTAATAACAAACATCAACggtccctggtggtccagtggcaggatcctgcgctctcaCCATagctgggttcgattcccagacAGGAAACCAACTTAGGGGTTAAGTCTCAATGCttgtcccaagcctggataaaatagCAGGGTTGTTTTAGAACAGACATCTGGTgttaaacctgtgccaaaatcaaatatgtgcCCGCTTTGGCAACCCTGaatagggagcagctgaaggacaacaacagtaacaacaacaaaaaggttAAAAGGTTTTACCAGAAGCACAAATTACTTTCACTTATACTCAGACTTTCACTTATACTCCTAAAAATCCTTAAcagttataaattttaattatttaaatactttccacctctgactctgactctaaCTCGTCTTGGGAAATTCCAGGGGTCTTTTGAACCCGGGATTACATCTGATTGTGAAACACTTACTGTCTATGGGGAGATGAGTGCGCTAATATAAAAGGAATTCACAATGAtgcataattaaataattaaaatgtgaaataattgtttaagtatattttaattttttttttccccatttagattttagatttgtAAAGGTTACATGAAAATctaagtaattaaataaaattgcatGTAATGGCTAAGTtcaatgcttgtttttttttaatttaaacatttaatctTATTATTTTGCTATTCAGTTATTTCATGCTGAGATCTTGGTGCTGTTGGGAATTTGACCACAAACTGCTTTCTCCTTTCTAGTTAAGAGGCTTTGTATAAAAGTTTCTTGTCAAATGAATTAATGTTACTGGAGCAAACTGGTTAGTAGCCAGAAATAAAGTAACGTTTTCTTTTTAACTGTGATTCagacttttaaaaaaacactttaatcaGCAAGTTTCCTTCTTCAGCTCCCCCATTTCTATGCCTCCTACTTTCGCTCTGTGCATTCCAGCCTTGCCTGGAAAGTCCACTGCGCTTTCCAATAAGGGGCGTGTCTTGTGGAAATTCCTACACAGGGATATATAAGAGTGAAAGCTCTCTTATCCTGCTCACATCACTTTTACTCAGTGTTCTGGACTTTCACTTTTactctttttctttataaacTGTATTAATTATGGCTTTTCTTACCCACGCTGTCAGTTTCATCCTGGTTGTGGTCCTTTGCATCCAGCACAGTAATGGTAAGCCTGCATTGATGCATTTGACCTATTTAGcattgaatttttatatttataatatttggcATTGGTATGGATTTATTAGCAACCTCCTTGCATATAACTAGATATATGGTTAGATAATAACTAAACACATTCAATATATAGCTGAAACTAATGCTCAACTTTAATGATGTTCTATTTAAAAGAAAGAGCAtcactataaaataaaatttgcattCTGATATATTTTGTAGGCATAGTGTGTAGCCTTGCCTCTTTGCATGCATTAATCTGTATCTCTGTTGTGCAGCTCAGTCAATACCAGACAGATGCAGGTGTCCCACCACGTCTGTGAAGGCTTCTAGGTGGAAATATATCGAAGAGTTCTCCGTCACTGCACCGAGATCCCGCtgcaaagtcactgagatcatgtGAGTATCCTCTCACCTTCTTATTCTCCTTAATAACACGTGTCAGTCATTATATCcgcttttattcctcttgtaaCTCATTTGTAGGAATTCTAGCCACGTTGCtaataagatttattttttgctttttttagaCTGACACTGAAGATGACTACAAAGACAAACGAGCAACGCTGTATTAGCCCGAATATTTATCAAGGTGAATTTCTTCAGGAGTGCTGGAACAGGTGAGGAAACTGATACATGACATCCCAGTTTCAGCTTCTTCTTCAGGAATTTTGTGCAAAATATTTAAGACCTTTTCACATTTTGAGATTTTTGTGccttctttattttaatatggGGGGTAGTGCATACTGGGAAAAGATTTAACATGCATGATTTTAATATAGACATAGATTTGATATCAAATTCTTGTATTCACAAAATTTGTAATGACAAATAATCTCTTACTGAAACAGGATAAACAAAGATGGAAAGAGAGCCACTGTCAAGATGGTGGAGTGTGGAAATCCCAGAAACACGACAAAAGAGGTGGATAAAGCGACCACGGCACAACAGCCCTGAGCATCTGAagaggaggggtgtgtgtgagtgtgtggaaacTCCAGAACTTTCTGTGGTCACATGACCAAAATCAAATCCAATGGGAATTCTGACATCCAGCCTCTTTCCTCTGTTTGGAAACTCCAGTTGGATTACCCAAGGGCACTCCAGCGAACTGTCAAACACAGATGTTTAGCACTAAAGCCTTGCTGCAGGATTATCATCCATACTGAATGTTTTATAGGCCCGAAGAGCCGTCAccattttatttagtatttaaaccatctaatatttatttgtagtgattaagtgttttaaataaatgtgtacatTTTTGTATCCCAAGTCTAAGAGTGCTTCTCATTTGAAACTCGGCATAgttggagaaagaaaagagattcaAAAGAAAGTAAACAAACTCAAAGCAAACATGATCAGAGGTCCTAGTTTCCTGGTCATGTGATCCGTGTTCACAGGGGGATTGAGCCCCATCTGCTGACTGCTCCGCAATATTTGACCTGAATACGTTTGTTAAATTACTCAATGATGAAATCATTACAGTGACATACTTCATAATTTCCACATAACATCATGCatgttttttcttctatttGCAGTTAACTCGAATCACAATCAGAGAGTGACAGGCTTGTAATATTGCATGGGTCAAGcgtaaaaagaaaaagctgcGAATTTAAATGTATATCAGCAGTCCACTTTTATACTGGGGGTGGACATTCAAGAGACACATTCAAGTCCATATAGATAATATTTAAGgctaaaataagagaaaaaaaatatgacgTATACATTAAGAATAAGCAGAAAACTCACATGAAGTCGATCCTAACTGACTTTTATCACCTAATCATGGaacaatagaaataaataaactaattccACATTGttaaacacacatgcattacTTTGTGTGATATGACAGTGGTTTGGGAAATATTAATTTACTTTggatgtttattacacactcaGAGAAGCATTTCAATCAAACCAGCATTGTAAAtgatattaaatacattttaacttGGTTCGTTTTCATTGCAATTTATGTATCATCATAGTAACCATGATTATTATAGTACTGTCTATAGTTTCAATGGTTTAAGTATCATTTACTGATAGGTAAACATCTTTATGTACTTTGCATCATTTACGGTTCATCATTATTTGTGGGTGAATATTGGTGTCTTTTCGGCAATATTTCACTCTTCTTAGCAGTATGCTGGCCTCTGACACAGTACTATGTAATATTATAACATGTAAGGCAAGGGTATGAGATATCCCGTGCTTATTCACAATCCTGCAAGCAGAAGTACATGCACTTACAGATATCTATACTAACAGTTTGTATAGTGTTTCAAAATGTACATATCaaaataaaatgtggaaaatactcctgtgtttctatttttttttttttacacctatATGGCGCAAATGTGGTTCTTTCACAAATATCCCCAGTAAAAGTGAATCGTTTTTCTTTCGTTCAGACTGTCAGAGATATTTAAAGAAGTTGCACATgtgcatttaaaaacaaatgttcCAATATTCCAACTGTGCTGGCTCCTCGCTACtgagtaaaatataaaaatgaagcaatattggtcatataaaatgattttattggaTATCATGGACATAATAGTTTAATGGTTAACACCTCTGGGATTGTGGGATCGACTGCATGTTCTCCACGGGCTTTGGGAGTTTCCTCCACacactctggtttcctctccgTGTGTTGTAGGTAGACTTGCATCTCTAAATGCCTAATGCCCCAAGTCctctgggataggcttcaggttccctgcaaccctgtgtaggataagcgctacagaaaatggatggatttcaTATCAGTGAATGAAGGTTGAAGAAAAGCTACAACTATATTTACAATCTGTTTCCTTGTAACCTTTACTGATTTGTTATTATCTGAAATATGCCTAATatgatcagaggatcagggttcaagctgccactgttgggcccttgagcaaggcacttaaccctcactgctccaggggcacactctatctatctatctatctatctatctatctatctatctatctatctatctatctatctatctatctatctatctatctatctatctatctatctgtctgtctgtctgtctgtctgtctgtctgtctgttcaatCAAGTCCTATAAGCAGTCACTTAGGGCCTCCGGCCCACCAGAGGGTCCCATGAATTTTAAAATACACATGCAAAAATTAGCACACTACTACCATTTGGTGAAAAGGTTGATGTCATCACAGGGGTGTCCACGTTGTGAAGAGAACATAATATACCAGGAaaaaacgcaaaaaaaaaaaaaaaagcattagaaGAGAAACAGACCTGGTAAGAAAATCAAATGCTGCTTAAATGGATTCAGTCTGTTTGTTTGCTTCCTCTTGTAattcaaacagaaaaaaaaagctagtgtctagcttgctagctagtgcACCGTATAAGAAGTGTCAGGCTAGCACATGTTAAGCTGCTAGCTTGTTACTATTTGCTGTTGTGGCATTCAACTCTGAAGCATGAAGTTCTAATTTGTTAAATGCTCATGAGCAGCTATGTTGATTTGAAGTCACTTAATGAACTCAGGGTTAAGGAGACTGTCCCACGTTTATGAGTAGAAAAGTAGGAGTTTGTGGGGTttcctttttcatttgtttgttggaTGCGGTGTATAGCTTGCCTGCGATAGCTGTTTGAGTCATTTAAGATAATTAAGTATTAACTGTGCGAATTCTTTTATAGAAAATATGattggtgtggtgtggttgtTGCTTAAGACCCCCAGATGTTAAGATATGGCTATTAATTTATAGTCTGTTTTAAATAGTGGTCTATGAGGTCACCTTGTCCAGCGGTATTCTTTATTTAAACCAATTAAATGTGTCTGAGAGATCAGTAAGTCTCATGACAGCTCTAAAGGTTAGCTGAATAAATAGATTtatgaatgttttttctttatttcttaaaatcacagtggaaccaaaaaaaaaaggaagaaaacgaaagaaaagaaaatcaatgcAGAAGGCttgctgggggaaaaaaaaagtctgaagaggaggaggtgctGGACACGACTACTAGGCTAATAGATGAAGAATCTTCTAGTCTTACAGTTTTCTTCTG harbors:
- the cxcl18b gene encoding chemokine (C-X-C motif) ligand 18b, with product MAFLTHAVSFILVVVLCIQHSNAQSIPDRCRCPTTSVKASRWKYIEEFSVTAPRSRCKVTEIILTLKMTTKTNEQRCISPNIYQGEFLQECWNRINKDGKRATVKMVECGNPRNTTKEVDKATTAQQP